One genomic segment of Melospiza georgiana isolate bMelGeo1 chromosome 21, bMelGeo1.pri, whole genome shotgun sequence includes these proteins:
- the TMEM220 gene encoding transmembrane protein 220 has product MAARLWRLCNLLMAAFFGLAAAVQVNDPDAGLWTVVYLVPAALTLLVSINPSITDNGVWRNLCDLHSAGCVVGTIALACSLFAYAQGSIFHEEEGRELFGLVIITIWMSLCRSSAKSPLGGARLVAAVVVALFPFVSWLYIYVNKDMRESWPTHCKTVI; this is encoded by the exons ATGGCGGCGCGGCTGTGGCGGCTCTGCAATCTCCTCATGGCCGCCTTCTTCGGGCTGGCGGCCGCCGTGCAG GTGAACGACCCCGACGCGGGGCTGTGGACG GTTGTCTACTTAGTGCCAGCTGCCCTGACACTGCTTGTCAGCATCAACCCTTCAATAACAG aCAATGGTGTTTGGAGGAACCTCTGTGACCTTCATTCTGCTGGCTGTGTTGTTGGGACCATTGCCTTGGCTTGCTCTTTGTTTGCTTATGCTCAAGGAAGCATTTTTCATGAAGAGGAAGGCAG AGAATTGTTTGGCCTGGTGATTATTACAATATGGATGAGTCTTTGTCGCAGTTCAGCAAA GAGTCCCCTGGGAGGAGCTCGTTTGGTTGCTGCAGTTGTTGTTGCCCTGTTCCCCTTTGTTTCGTGGCTGTACATTTATGTGAACAAAGACATGCGAGAGTCTTGGCCAACACACTGCAAAACTGTGATTTAA
- the LOC131092155 gene encoding protein SCO1 homolog, mitochondrial: protein MAGAARLWRLPAGAGLWPLPGPAVRGWAVLPAPRSRPLSELPPGRGPRAGAQKRLVSWRSLAATVVLGGGLLAGMKLMKRQKEEKLEKERNRGIGKPLLGGPFSLVSHEGQPRTSKDYIGQWVLIYFGFTHCPDICPDELEKMIAVVDEIDRIPSLPNLTPLFITIDPERDNQEAIARYVKEFSPKLVGLTGSKAQIDQVAKAYRVYYSEGPKDEDNDYIVDHTIIMYLLGPDGDFVDYYGQNKKSAEISSSIAAHMRKYRS, encoded by the exons AtggcgggggcggcgcggctGTGGCGGCTGccggcgggcgcggggctgTGGCCGCTGCCGGGCCCGGCCGTGCGGGGCTGGGCGGTGCTGCCCGCACCCCGCAGCCGCCCGCTGTCAGAGCTGCCGCCGGGCCGCGGGCCGCGGGCGGGCGCGCAGAAGcgg CTCGTGTCGTGGCGGTCGCTGGCGGCCACCGTGGTGCTGGGCGGGGGGCTGCTGGCCGGCATGAAGCTGATGAAGCGGCAGAAGGAGGAGA AACTGGAAAAGGAACGGAACCGAGGCATTGGGAAGCCACTGCTGGGAGGGCCCTTCTCCCTCGTCAGCCACGAGGGACAGCCCAGGACCAGCAAGGACTACATTGGCCAGTGGGTGCTGATCTACTTTGGCTTCACTCACTGCCCTGACATCTGCCCTGATGAGCTGGAGAAAATGATTGCAGTGGTAGATGAAATTG ATCGAATTCCATCTTTGCCTAATCTGACCCCACTCTTCATCACCATCGATCCTGAGAGGGACAACCAAGAAGCCATTGCCAGATATGTCAAAG AATTTTCTCCCAAGCTGGTGGGATTGACTGGTAGCAAGGCACAGATTGACCAAGTGGCTAAAGCATACCGTGTGTACTACAGCGAAGGGCCCAAGGATGAGGACAACGATTACATA GTGGATCACACAATAATCATGTACCTCCTTGGCCCTGATGGTGACTTTGTGGACTACTATGGCCAGAATAAGAAGAGTGCTGAGATTTCATCTTCTATTGCTGCACACATGAGAAAATACAGATCCTAA
- the ADPRM gene encoding manganese-dependent ADP-ribose/CDP-alcohol diphosphatase: MQAAPRLAFGVIADIQFADAEDGYDFYGCRRRYYRHSLRLLREAVWEWAAESPPINFVLQLGDSIDGQNARRGEAESALQQVLEVLGQLSVPVHHAWGNHELYNFSRARLVHTGLYSRPAGGSDGPADRECHAYHCSLAPRLRLVVLDSYDTSTLGRDPGSPRYQESLRVLREKNTNDDLNNPEGLKEPNFVAFNGGFSQAQLDWFDEVLKFSDENQEKVIVMAHVPIHPYASNGVCLAWNYEAALSVIHTHRCVVCVLAGHLHDGAYCRDLHGVHHLTLEGLIETPPDSNAFATVHVYEDKMVLKGRGRIPDRVMHF, translated from the exons ATGCAGGCTGCGCCGCGCCTCGCCTTCGGGGTCATCGCCGACATCCAGTTCGCCGACGCGGAGGACGGGTACGACTTCTACGGCTGCCGGCGGCGCTACTACCGGCACAGCCTGCGCTTGCTGCGGGAGGCGGTGTGGGAGTGGGCCGCCGAGAGCCCGCCGATAAACTTCGTGCTGCAGCTGGGCGACAGCATCGACGGGCAGAACGCCCGGCGCGGCGAGGCCGAGAGCGCCTtgcagcaggtgctggaggtgctggggcagctctcgGTGCCCGTGCACCACGCGTGGGGCAACCACGAGCTCTACAACTTCAGCCGGGCGCGGCTGGTGCACACCGGGCTGTACAGCCGGCCCGCGGGGGGCTCGGACGGGCCCGCGGACAGGGAGTGCCACGCGTATCACTGCAGCCTGGCCCCGCGGCTCCGCCTCGTCGTGCTCGACAGCTACGACACCAGCACCCTGGGCAGGGACCCCGGCAGCCCCCGCTACCAGGAGTCCCTGCGGGTGCTGCGGGAGAAGAACACCAACGATGATCTCAACAACCCCGAAG GGCTCAAAGAACCTAATTTTGTAGCATTTAATGGAGGATTTAGCCAAGCCCAGCTGGACTGGTTTGATGAAGTCCTCAAGTTCTCTGATGAAAACCAAGAAAAAGTTATAGTTATGG CTCACGTGCCCATCCATCCCTATGCTTCCAATGGGGTTTGCCTGGCCTGGAATTACGAGGCTGCCCTGTCAgtgatacacacacacaggtgtgtGGTCTGCGTGCTCGCAGGGCACCTGCACGACGGCGCCTACTGCCGGGACCTGCACGGAGTTCATCACCTCACCCTGGAGGGGCTCATCGAGACCCCCCCCGACAGCAACGCCTTTGCAACTGTTCATGTCTATGAAGATAAAATGGTGCTGAAGGGAAGGGGCAGAATTCCTGACAGAGTTATGCACTTCTGA